DNA sequence from the Lysinibacillus sp. OF-1 genome:
TTGCAAGCATAGGCTGTTCACGACTTTTTTTAGCCGCCATCTTATTCAACTGTGCTGCATCAGGTCCTGTTGGTAAAGGTTCCTCTGTAAAAAGAAAAGGAAGTCGATGATTCAAGACAAATTCATCCCATGACGGAAGATGTCCGATGACCTCAGCAACTGACCATTTTTCAGGTTCGATCGCCATACGCCATTGATTCTCCGATAGTCTCCTCAAATCATTTATCCAGTCAATTGATCTTTCATCATTTTTGATGATATAGATTTTATCTCGTTGCAATGGACTCCCCTCCTTTTTTTACTGAAGATTAATTTCTAATTTTGGCCAACTTACATGCCATTTCTTTTGAAGAATTCTTTGGCGATAAATTGTATAACAATCCTTATTTTCGAGGAAGAATGGTGTCGGCTCTACAATGCCAGCTCCTAAATGCCTAATGCCATATGGTGCAGCAATTTCTAGTGAATCATCTATTAATTTTATCCCAATTGCCGTTGGGATTTCAGGAAAATGAGCGATTCCATCGACAGCAGATTGATACGGCTTACTACCATTTAGCACATGCATTCTTGCCTGATTTTTCACAGACCACGGCTCATTTGGAGATATCTTTCTAAGTTTCTGTTCATACTGTTTTTCTATGTCTTCTGCTAAATTGATTTTATCAAAATATATCACATCAATATCAGCAATTGGTGTTCTTTCTTCTTTTTCATGAAGATAATCCCATACCATGGAACGAATGACCCCAGCACATACCCACCAATCGGGGAGTTGCAATGTATTGATTGTTGATAAAATATTCATCATCCAATCATCTGCTACTATTAAATTTCTTAGTTCTTCCTCCGATTGTAGTAATCTCACTTCATTAGCCTCCAATTTATATACCACAGTTATATAAGGGCTGTTCAGCTCACATGTGTCCTCATCTTTGGAAGCTGTACAGGTGCATTTATTGGCTCCCAGTTAGGTTTCCTAGCACTGCCAAATATTCCGTTAAAAGTAGCTAAAATACTACTAACACTCATTATTTCATTGTTGTTTGTCCAAGTCGCATTGAAAATAATTTAATAGGCACCACTCAAATGTTCATGAATTAACTTCCATTCATCGTTCACCCAAGTAAAAATATTTGTTGCT
Encoded proteins:
- a CDS encoding nucleotidyltransferase family protein — protein: MRLLQSEEELRNLIVADDWMMNILSTINTLQLPDWWVCAGVIRSMVWDYLHEKEERTPIADIDVIYFDKINLAEDIEKQYEQKLRKISPNEPWSVKNQARMHVLNGSKPYQSAVDGIAHFPEIPTAIGIKLIDDSLEIAAPYGIRHLGAGIVEPTPFFLENKDCYTIYRQRILQKKWHVSWPKLEINLQ
- a CDS encoding DinB family protein, with product MQRDKIYIIKNDERSIDWINDLRRLSENQWRMAIEPEKWSVAEVIGHLPSWDEFVLNHRLPFLFTEEPLPTGPDAAQLNKMAAKKSREQPMLATLTDFIFHEESITSGHTTIDR